A single region of the Bdellovibrio bacteriovorus genome encodes:
- a CDS encoding glycoside hydrolase family 15 protein, translating into MESATFSSPHRYDHGLIGNCAYTALVDTKANISWLCWPRFDSSFIFGPLLDPEKGGQFSFTPSGKNFSSSQSYIKNTNILSTRIETTDGAFEVIDFAPRFNLFERYHKPLMLFRKIKKLSGRPRITVKCNPVGDYGKIQPRVMLGSNHIRYEGLEQPVRLTTNASLTYIVEEKEFTVTEDLYFVLSWGIPLEGPLQATFEDFYKRTKNYWTKWVENCHLPHIFQKEVIRSALALKLHQYEDTGGIIAACTTSLPEIHDEGRNWDYRFCWLRDTYYTLSALNSLGHFDEMEKYAHFVENLNPHDLASLQPVYCIDGSPEMTEIELELHGYMGNKPVRVGNQASMQIQHDAYGQILLAVFRLFIDERLVGRVDQSSVRLMKSILRYIEKTMETPDNGVWEFRGKQAIHSYTLMFHWAGSAAVRKVARLMNDEELAVRAEKAMNYASELLEKCYSQKKQAYAQALGSEELDASALQLITLGYFHDKPKEIALKHIEAIEKELMLSPGFLLRYKHADDFGHQKSAFLACSFWYIEALAQMGRAQEAQEILQSIIQTQNHVGLMSEDFDVETQSQWGNFPQTYSHVGLINCAFAIDKALTAPAFF; encoded by the coding sequence ATGGAAAGCGCTACGTTTAGTTCACCTCATCGTTATGATCACGGCTTGATAGGCAACTGCGCCTACACAGCATTAGTAGATACGAAGGCTAATATTAGCTGGTTGTGCTGGCCAAGATTCGATTCCAGCTTCATTTTTGGTCCGCTGCTAGATCCAGAAAAAGGCGGACAGTTTTCATTCACACCGTCGGGGAAGAATTTTTCGTCGTCGCAATCTTATATTAAGAACACCAACATACTTTCGACTCGCATCGAAACAACAGATGGTGCCTTTGAGGTGATCGACTTCGCCCCACGATTCAATTTGTTCGAACGCTATCATAAGCCCTTGATGCTCTTTCGCAAAATTAAAAAATTATCAGGTCGTCCGCGCATCACGGTGAAATGCAATCCTGTCGGTGATTACGGGAAAATTCAGCCTCGAGTCATGTTGGGAAGTAATCACATTCGATATGAAGGTTTAGAGCAACCCGTGCGTCTTACAACAAATGCTTCGCTCACCTATATAGTCGAAGAAAAAGAATTCACTGTTACAGAAGATTTATATTTTGTTTTATCGTGGGGAATTCCTTTAGAAGGCCCCCTGCAAGCGACTTTCGAAGACTTCTATAAAAGAACAAAAAATTATTGGACGAAGTGGGTTGAAAACTGTCATTTGCCGCATATTTTTCAAAAAGAAGTTATTCGGTCCGCTTTAGCTTTGAAACTTCATCAGTATGAAGATACCGGTGGTATCATCGCCGCTTGCACCACAAGTCTTCCAGAGATTCACGATGAAGGCAGAAACTGGGATTATCGTTTCTGTTGGTTGCGCGATACTTACTATACGTTGTCGGCTTTAAATTCATTGGGACATTTCGATGAAATGGAAAAGTATGCTCACTTCGTCGAAAACCTAAATCCCCATGATCTTGCTTCATTACAACCTGTGTACTGTATAGATGGCTCACCAGAGATGACGGAAATCGAGTTAGAGCTTCACGGTTACATGGGAAATAAACCGGTGCGTGTCGGAAACCAGGCCTCTATGCAGATCCAGCACGATGCCTACGGACAAATCCTTCTGGCGGTCTTTCGACTTTTTATCGACGAGCGATTGGTGGGACGAGTTGACCAAAGCTCGGTGCGATTGATGAAAAGTATTTTGCGTTACATTGAAAAAACAATGGAGACACCCGATAACGGTGTGTGGGAGTTCCGTGGCAAACAAGCGATTCATTCTTACACTTTGATGTTCCATTGGGCGGGGAGTGCTGCGGTTCGCAAAGTCGCACGCCTTATGAACGATGAAGAGCTCGCAGTGCGCGCAGAAAAAGCGATGAACTATGCAAGTGAGCTTCTGGAAAAATGTTACTCGCAGAAAAAACAGGCCTATGCTCAGGCATTGGGTTCTGAAGAGCTTGATGCGAGTGCCTTGCAGCTGATCACTCTGGGGTACTTTCATGATAAACCCAAAGAAATCGCGTTGAAACATATCGAAGCTATTGAAAAGGAACTGATGCTTTCACCAGGATTCCTTCTTCGCTACAAACACGCGGATGATTTTGGTCATCAGAAGTCGGCATTTTTGGCTTGTAGTTTTTGGTATATCGAAGCCTTAGCCCAAATGGGTCGCGCGCAGGAAGCGCAGGAAATTCTTCAAAGCATTATTCAAACGCAAAATCACGTCGGTCTTATGAGTGAAGACTTTGACGTTGAAACTCAAAGCCAATGGGGGAACTTCCCGCAGACGTACAGTCACGTCGGACTGATCAACTGCGCATTTGCGATTGATAAAGCTTTGACGGCACCGGCGTTCTTTTAA
- a CDS encoding bifunctional alpha,alpha-trehalose-phosphate synthase (UDP-forming)/trehalose-phosphatase codes for MSEKPKRIFISNRLPFNITADGELKRGSGGLVSALLGVSLDEPFAWFGFDTDKDEAERLQNKVREAHPHLQSYPVYISKERYEKYYDGFSNEIIWPLFHYESQLTGFIRENWEAYKEANQIMADEIVKVATDKDTIWIHDFHFLLLPKMIRERLPGVKIGFFLHIPFPSAELFRQLPVREELLSAMLHSDLIGFHEHSYLRQFTVSLKSILGLDTSFFKADLNGHTAHLGVYPISIESDAYKAKASSPEVQQKCDYYASVSNVPFTLLGVDRLDYTKGLVLKLRGLHRAFTKYPELIGKISLLQIAVPTRENVPAYMDLKKEIEQLVGSINGQFGTPEYIPVHYIFKSISEVELLALYRSSNAALVTSKRDGMNLVAMEYVMAQDLETPGSLILSEFAGASSMLSDALIVNPWDVDAIADAIKQAFEMSFEERYERLSHLQEILSRYSSTKWALAFLKDLEQITQISSKKVVDIQAPPESWPKALHKALQTRKMKVVLDYDGTVVALAKRPELATLLEETKHLLLSLHEKMEVFVISGRSKEFLESQFADMPIGLAAEHGAYFKFPGEAWQSRIASEIQAWYPQIEKVMNDYSDRVPLAWVEKKSASLVWHFRQSPADFANFQAKKLHDELQIGMANEPVSIAMGSNIVEAKAIECNKGSFLRWLLQLGNTDAGSIICIGDDRTDEDMFRALGETGFSIKVGPGITEAHYRLRNQKEVIAFLHELVIAKASIVASKHFEQRRENDATY; via the coding sequence ATGTCAGAAAAACCAAAACGAATTTTTATCAGCAACAGATTGCCATTCAACATCACTGCTGACGGCGAACTGAAAAGAGGTAGTGGCGGACTTGTCTCTGCGTTGCTCGGAGTCAGTCTTGATGAGCCGTTTGCCTGGTTTGGTTTTGACACCGACAAAGACGAAGCAGAGCGACTGCAAAACAAAGTCCGCGAAGCTCACCCTCACTTACAAAGTTATCCTGTTTATATTTCGAAAGAAAGATACGAAAAGTACTATGATGGATTTTCTAACGAAATCATCTGGCCTCTTTTCCATTATGAAAGTCAATTGACAGGTTTCATTCGTGAAAATTGGGAGGCTTACAAAGAAGCAAACCAAATCATGGCAGATGAAATTGTTAAAGTGGCAACTGACAAAGATACGATCTGGATACATGACTTCCACTTTCTGCTATTGCCCAAAATGATTCGCGAACGTTTACCCGGTGTGAAGATCGGATTCTTTCTGCACATTCCGTTTCCAAGTGCTGAGCTGTTTCGGCAGCTTCCCGTGCGCGAAGAACTTCTTTCAGCAATGCTGCATTCAGATCTTATCGGGTTTCACGAACATTCTTACTTAAGACAATTTACCGTGAGCTTAAAATCCATTTTAGGATTGGATACTTCTTTCTTTAAGGCTGACTTGAATGGACATACGGCCCATCTAGGAGTTTACCCAATCAGTATCGAAAGCGACGCCTATAAGGCAAAGGCCTCGTCGCCCGAGGTACAGCAAAAATGTGACTACTATGCAAGCGTCAGCAATGTTCCCTTCACTCTTTTGGGCGTGGACCGTTTAGATTATACGAAGGGTTTGGTTTTAAAACTGCGCGGCCTTCATCGCGCATTCACTAAATATCCTGAGCTTATAGGGAAGATTTCTCTTTTACAGATCGCCGTGCCCACGCGAGAAAATGTTCCTGCCTATATGGATCTAAAAAAAGAAATCGAACAGCTGGTCGGTTCTATCAATGGTCAGTTTGGAACTCCCGAATACATTCCCGTCCACTACATCTTTAAATCTATTTCTGAGGTGGAATTACTGGCTCTCTATCGAAGCTCCAACGCGGCATTAGTCACAAGCAAGCGGGACGGAATGAATCTTGTCGCCATGGAATATGTCATGGCCCAAGACCTGGAAACGCCAGGATCGTTGATTTTAAGTGAATTTGCAGGAGCTTCGTCAATGCTCAGCGATGCCCTGATCGTAAACCCTTGGGATGTCGACGCGATCGCCGATGCGATCAAACAGGCGTTTGAAATGAGTTTTGAAGAACGCTACGAAAGACTGTCACATCTACAGGAAATTCTTTCTCGTTACTCTTCTACAAAGTGGGCATTGGCTTTTCTAAAGGACCTAGAACAAATCACCCAGATCTCAAGCAAGAAGGTCGTAGATATTCAAGCACCGCCTGAATCATGGCCGAAGGCATTACATAAAGCTCTGCAAACAAGAAAAATGAAAGTCGTTTTAGATTACGACGGCACTGTCGTCGCTTTAGCCAAGCGTCCTGAGTTAGCCACTCTTTTAGAAGAAACAAAACATCTTTTGCTATCACTTCATGAAAAAATGGAAGTCTTTGTTATTAGTGGACGCTCTAAGGAATTCTTAGAATCACAGTTTGCGGATATGCCTATTGGTTTAGCGGCAGAACACGGCGCCTACTTTAAGTTTCCAGGAGAGGCTTGGCAAAGTCGAATCGCTTCAGAAATTCAGGCGTGGTATCCACAAATTGAAAAGGTTATGAATGATTATTCAGACCGAGTGCCGTTAGCTTGGGTGGAAAAAAAGAGTGCTTCCTTAGTGTGGCACTTCCGTCAATCACCGGCTGACTTCGCTAATTTCCAAGCTAAAAAGCTGCATGATGAACTTCAAATAGGAATGGCGAATGAGCCGGTCTCTATCGCGATGGGTTCAAATATTGTCGAGGCTAAGGCTATTGAGTGCAACAAGGGAAGCTTCTTGCGCTGGCTTCTTCAGTTAGGAAACACAGACGCGGGTTCAATTATTTGCATCGGTGATGACCGAACGGATGAAGATATGTTCAGAGCTCTGGGAGAGACAGGGTTCTCGATTAAAGTGGGGCCAGGCATCACCGAAGCTCATTATCGCTTACGCAATCAGAAAGAAGTTATCGCTTTCCTACATGAACTGGTGATTGCAAAAGCAAGCATCGTCGCTTCCAAACACTTTGAACAGCGTCGCGAAAACGATGCTACCTATTAA
- the mqo gene encoding malate dehydrogenase (quinone) — translation MKRLFLLLLCFSLLACSNNPPVEKSVDTILIGGGIMSATLGTLLKELDPKMSLEVFERLDAVAAESSAAMNNAGTGHSAFCELNYTPENTDGSINTKKAVDINESFEVSKQFWAYQVQQKVLPDPKIFINNVPHMSFVWGEDNVKYLRKRYDALQQEPLFRGMQYSENHDEIRQWIPLVMEGRDSTQRIAATRMDIGTDVNFGSLTKAFFEHMSTYADVKINLRHEVRDIKRNEDSTWNVIVKDLENNSYKAYKAKFVFIGAGGGALKLLQKSGIPEAKGYGGVSVGGEWLVTTNEALIERHQAKVYGKASVGSPPMSVPHLDTRVIDGKKALLFGPFATFSTKFLMNGSWWDLFKSLNASNIMPMIKAGLDNIPLTRYLIEQLLLSEDERIATLREYFPNAEKADWKLEIAGQRVQIVKKNEEKGGVLEFGTEIVGSEDGSIAALLGASPGASTAAPIMITLVERSFKGRMQTPEWQTKIKEIIPSYGKKLNSDLALLNRTREWSSKQLQLKFIKVKELPAEKKIVNR, via the coding sequence ATGAAAAGATTGTTTTTGTTATTACTGTGCTTCAGCTTGCTGGCGTGTTCAAACAACCCGCCAGTGGAAAAGTCCGTCGACACCATATTGATTGGCGGTGGTATTATGAGCGCCACGTTAGGGACTTTACTGAAAGAGCTTGATCCTAAGATGAGTTTGGAAGTCTTTGAAAGATTGGATGCGGTGGCGGCAGAAAGTTCTGCGGCTATGAATAATGCCGGAACGGGGCATTCCGCATTTTGTGAACTCAACTACACTCCGGAAAATACCGACGGCAGTATCAACACTAAAAAGGCCGTCGACATTAATGAATCGTTTGAAGTTTCAAAACAGTTCTGGGCTTATCAAGTCCAACAAAAGGTTCTTCCCGATCCCAAAATTTTTATAAACAACGTTCCCCACATGAGTTTTGTCTGGGGTGAAGACAATGTAAAATATCTGAGAAAGCGTTACGATGCTCTTCAACAGGAACCTCTTTTTAGAGGCATGCAGTACTCAGAAAATCACGACGAGATCAGGCAGTGGATTCCTTTGGTGATGGAGGGGCGTGATTCTACGCAAAGAATTGCGGCCACTCGCATGGATATTGGGACAGACGTCAACTTTGGATCTTTGACCAAAGCTTTTTTTGAGCACATGTCCACCTATGCCGATGTAAAAATCAATTTGCGCCATGAAGTGCGCGATATCAAAAGGAACGAAGACTCTACTTGGAATGTAATCGTCAAAGATTTAGAAAATAATTCGTACAAGGCTTATAAGGCGAAGTTTGTCTTCATCGGCGCTGGCGGAGGCGCCTTGAAGCTTTTGCAAAAAAGTGGCATTCCCGAAGCAAAAGGTTATGGAGGAGTTTCTGTCGGCGGGGAGTGGCTGGTGACAACGAACGAGGCTCTGATCGAACGCCATCAGGCTAAAGTTTATGGCAAAGCCTCGGTGGGCTCGCCACCCATGTCGGTTCCACATTTAGACACTCGTGTGATTGATGGAAAAAAGGCTTTATTATTTGGTCCCTTTGCTACTTTCTCTACTAAATTTTTAATGAACGGTTCTTGGTGGGATTTATTCAAGTCTTTAAATGCCAGCAACATAATGCCGATGATAAAAGCGGGGTTGGATAATATTCCTCTGACTCGTTATTTGATTGAGCAACTTCTGCTGAGCGAAGATGAACGAATTGCGACCCTGCGTGAATACTTTCCTAACGCTGAAAAGGCCGATTGGAAATTAGAGATCGCGGGACAACGAGTGCAAATTGTAAAGAAGAACGAAGAAAAAGGCGGCGTGCTGGAATTCGGTACCGAAATTGTTGGTTCCGAAGACGGCTCCATTGCGGCTCTTTTAGGAGCTTCGCCGGGGGCTTCAACCGCGGCTCCGATCATGATCACTTTAGTTGAAAGATCTTTTAAGGGACGTATGCAGACGCCGGAATGGCAAACTAAAATTAAAGAAATCATTCCCTCTTACGGAAAGAAACTGAATAGTGATTTAGCCCTTTTAAATAGGACTCGAGAATGGAGCAGCAAGCAGCTTCAACTTAAATTTATTAAAGTTAAGGAGCTGCCTGCTGAAAAGAAGATTGTTAATAGGTAG
- a CDS encoding PAS domain-containing protein — protein MKTINFDQSNATLLIQVFQNSPSFMAFVEGSHFIFKFGNQKFFELIGHNEIIGKRVEEALPELEEQGLLDILHTVSQTKTPYKGLEVPVYFNGALGRLERFLDFTYQPILSDHGNVVGILIEGTDVTEKVLSRVALEKAKALVENERSNFRSLFKDTPHLVCILRGPEHQFEFVNEAHIRLLGFDATGMKVREAQPESVEVHGLLDDVYNTGVTTHHYEIPVTLGDRIRYFNLTYSARRDDDGRINGVMVLASEVTTHVEMRKELEASKQTLALEQHKLDAIFHVSPAAMALWVGEDMVFEKLNSEYQKIFPGRDLQGRPFLEALPELGQFGELVKNVLRTGEPFVGVEFPVPIRRTEFGPIEERYFDFTYIQIKDAHGNPYGVYDHAIDVTDRVTARKDLEAAKSEAVRANELKSAFLANMSHEIRTPLGAIMGFADLLRDPDLPYEERVNYLEVLQRNGNQLTVIINDILDLSKVEAGQMALEFLPLKPETVAHDVISLLRVNASEKGLKLGFERDPSTPAEIHSDPTRVQQILINLVSNSIKFTHSGSVSIRTFGQTENGRTVAAFEVIDTGIGIQPDQHERIFEVFVQADSSVTRKFGGTGLGLSLSRRLARVLGGDVVVKESQMGKGSTFLVTIADQPEKKKAVIPVVAPLSSTESGGESDKPLTGIKVLVVDDTPDNQRLIKHFLRRAGANSDVVDNGLVAQAKALEGDYDIILMDIQMPEMDGYTATQQLREKGYKKPIIALTAHAMAEVRRKCLSVGYTDHLTKPINSADLVSMVHHYVRA, from the coding sequence ATGAAAACCATTAATTTCGATCAGTCTAACGCAACCTTGTTGATTCAGGTATTTCAAAATTCGCCTTCCTTTATGGCGTTCGTTGAAGGGTCGCATTTTATTTTTAAATTCGGCAATCAGAAATTTTTTGAATTGATCGGGCACAACGAGATTATTGGTAAGAGGGTCGAAGAAGCTCTGCCCGAACTGGAAGAGCAGGGTCTTCTGGATATTTTGCATACTGTTTCTCAAACGAAGACTCCGTACAAGGGTTTGGAGGTTCCGGTTTATTTTAATGGAGCCTTGGGACGCCTAGAGAGATTTTTGGATTTCACTTATCAGCCTATTCTTTCTGACCATGGAAATGTCGTTGGTATTTTGATCGAGGGTACGGATGTTACTGAAAAAGTTCTGTCTCGAGTCGCCTTAGAAAAAGCCAAGGCCCTGGTTGAGAACGAGCGAAGTAATTTTCGCTCTCTATTTAAAGATACACCTCATCTTGTGTGTATCTTGAGAGGCCCAGAACACCAGTTTGAATTCGTGAATGAGGCGCATATAAGACTGCTCGGATTTGATGCGACCGGGATGAAGGTGCGCGAGGCGCAGCCCGAATCTGTCGAGGTGCACGGGCTTCTTGATGACGTTTATAACACAGGTGTGACAACTCATCACTACGAGATACCGGTGACATTAGGAGATCGAATCCGTTATTTCAATCTAACATACAGTGCCCGTCGCGATGACGACGGGAGAATCAACGGAGTTATGGTTTTAGCTTCTGAAGTAACTACGCATGTTGAAATGCGAAAGGAATTGGAAGCTTCAAAACAGACGCTCGCATTAGAGCAGCACAAATTAGATGCCATCTTTCACGTCTCTCCTGCGGCCATGGCCCTGTGGGTGGGCGAAGACATGGTGTTTGAAAAGCTGAACAGTGAGTATCAGAAAATTTTCCCGGGACGGGATCTGCAAGGTCGCCCTTTCTTAGAAGCTTTGCCTGAACTTGGTCAATTTGGCGAACTTGTCAAAAACGTACTCCGAACCGGAGAACCTTTTGTGGGAGTTGAGTTCCCTGTGCCCATACGTCGCACTGAATTTGGTCCGATTGAAGAACGCTATTTTGATTTCACTTACATTCAAATTAAAGACGCTCATGGAAACCCCTACGGCGTTTATGATCACGCCATCGATGTCACCGATCGGGTGACGGCCCGAAAGGATCTTGAAGCTGCTAAAAGCGAAGCCGTCCGTGCAAACGAACTGAAGTCCGCCTTCTTGGCAAATATGTCTCATGAAATTCGCACGCCGTTGGGTGCCATCATGGGTTTTGCCGATCTTTTGCGTGATCCTGATCTTCCTTATGAAGAGCGCGTAAATTATCTTGAAGTCCTGCAAAGAAACGGGAATCAGCTGACGGTGATTATCAACGACATTCTGGATCTTTCCAAAGTAGAAGCCGGGCAAATGGCCTTAGAGTTTCTGCCTTTGAAACCTGAAACCGTTGCTCACGATGTGATTTCTCTTTTGCGTGTGAATGCTTCAGAGAAAGGTTTAAAGCTGGGTTTTGAACGTGATCCGTCGACTCCAGCAGAAATTCACTCAGATCCAACGCGCGTGCAGCAAATTCTTATTAATCTTGTGAGTAACTCGATTAAATTCACTCACTCCGGAAGTGTTTCTATTCGCACCTTTGGTCAGACTGAAAATGGCCGGACAGTGGCTGCATTTGAAGTCATTGATACCGGTATTGGTATTCAGCCCGATCAACATGAAAGAATTTTTGAAGTTTTTGTGCAAGCCGACAGTTCAGTGACTAGAAAGTTCGGTGGCACAGGCTTGGGTCTTTCACTTTCTCGGCGTTTGGCGCGAGTGTTAGGCGGGGACGTTGTTGTTAAAGAAAGTCAGATGGGCAAAGGCAGTACCTTCTTAGTGACGATTGCCGATCAACCGGAAAAGAAAAAGGCCGTGATTCCGGTGGTGGCTCCGTTATCATCGACGGAATCGGGTGGTGAATCTGATAAGCCTTTGACTGGAATTAAAGTCTTAGTTGTTGACGATACACCTGACAACCAACGCCTTATTAAACATTTCTTACGGCGAGCGGGAGCAAACTCTGACGTTGTTGATAATGGATTGGTGGCACAAGCCAAGGCTTTAGAGGGCGACTACGACATCATTCTTATGGATATTCAGATGCCAGAAATGGATGGCTATACTGCAACTCAACAATTGCGTGAAAAAGGTTATAAAAAACCTATCATCGCGTTGACCGCGCATGCGATGGCGGAAGTCCGCAGAAAGTGTCTAAGCGTTGGATACACAGATCATTTGACGAAACCTATTAACTCCGCCGATTTAGTCAGTATGGTTCATCACTACGTTCGCGCGTAG